AGTAATTTCAAGGGAATGCAGAAGCGGCACGCCGCTCCCCAGCAAAAGTCCCAGCACCCGTGAGAAACGGGCCAGGGCCAGCGTCTGCAGCAGCCCCCCCACCAGCGGCAGAGACACCAGAAACCGGTCGCGCCGTTGCAGGAAACTTTCCTTGAGAGACAGCCGGCGGTAGGTCAGCAGGGCGGCAACGGTCAGCAGCAACAGCAGCCACCAGCCGCTGCGAACCAGGTTGCTGACGGTCAGCAGCGCCACCGTCAAAAACGGCAGCGTGGCTTTGGTGTCGGCGAAGATGCCGGTGATCTTGGGAACGACAAAGGTCAGCAGAAAGAGCATGACGCCGCTGCCCACCACCGCCATCAGGCCCGGATAGGCCAGGGCGGTGCTGACTGAACGGCGCATCTCCTCCTGGCGTTCCAGAAAGTCGGCCAGACGCTGTAGTACCTTGTCAAGCGCTCCGCCCGCCTCACCGGCTGCCACCATGGCGATATAGCTTTCACCAAAGACCTTCGGTTCTGAGGACATGGCCCGGGCAAGTGGTGATCCTTCTGCCAGCCGGCTGCGCAGACGCGACAGGATGGAACGCAATTCCCCGGTCTTTTCCTGGCGGTGCAATGCTTCCAGCGCTTCATGGATCGGTACCGCCGCTGCTGTAAGGGTGGAGAGACGCCGGGTAAACAGGGCAAGTGAGGCAACAGAAACCGCCTTGCGGCCTAAGCCCAGGATACCTGCGGGGGCTTTGGTGTCCTGTTCGGTGAGGGTTGTCGGTAAGACCCCGCGGTGACGCAGTTCCTCGCGGGCAGCCCGCAGGCTGTCAGCCTCCAGTACCCCTTTGGTCTCGCGACCGTCTGAAGAAAATCCGTTATACTGGAAGGTCGACATACTCTTCCTGGGTTACCCTCAGGACCTCTTCCAGGGTGGTGATCCCTGCGGCTACCTTGGCAAAACCATCTTCCCGCAGCGTTCGCATACCGCATGAAATGGCATATTCCTTGATTTCACCGGCCGGGGCCTGTCTGGTGATCATGCTGCACAGCTCGGAATCAATGGTCAGCAGTTCGTAGATCCCGGTTCTGCCCAGAGTCCCCTGCCCGAAGCAGTGGTCACAGCCCCGGCCGCGGTAGAGCAGCTCCGGCAGTCCCTCAACCGGCTGTTCCGGCCGGTAGGACTCGCGGCAGTGGGGGCAGATGGTCCGTACCAGGCGTTGTGCCAGGATGCCCGCCAGGGATGAAGCCACCATAAACGGCTCAATCCCCATGTCCATCAATCTGGTAACGGCCGTGGCAGCATCGTTGGTATGCAGGGTCGAGAGTACCAGGTGGCCGGTCAGCGAGGCCTGCATGGCAATCTCGGCGGTTTCGGCATCACGGATCTCGCCCACCATGATGATGTCCGGGTCCTGGCGCAGGATTGAACGCAGTCCGTTGGCAAAGGTCAGGTCGATCTTCGGGTTGACCTGTATCTGGCCGACACCGGACAACTGGTATTCAATCGGGTCTTCAATGGTGATCAGGTTCTTTTCCTGGCGGTTCAGGCGTGAGACGGCGGCATAGAGGGTGGTGGTCTTGCCGCTGCCGGTGGGGCCGGTCACCAGGATGATGCCGCTGGAGCGGCTGATCAGACGCTGCATGGTGTCGCGATCCCGCTCGGAAAAACCGATGTCGGTCAGTGACAGGATTCCCTTGTGGCGGTCAAGCAGACGCAGTACGGTCCGCTCGCCGAAAAAGGTCGGGATGATCGAGACCCGGATATCCACCTCATGGCCTGCCACCAGCACCTTGAAACGGCCATCCTGGGGCAGGCGCTTTTCCGCGATATTCAGCGCGGCCATGATCTTGACCCGCGACACCAGCGCCTCCTGCAGCACCTTGGGCGGTTCCAGGACCTGATGCAGAATGCCGTCAACCCGAAAACGGACATCTAGGGTCCGTTCAAACGGTTCGATATGGATGTCGCTGGCTCGTTCCTTGACCGCCTGGAAGAGGATCGCATTCAGGAGACGGATGACCGGTGCCTCATCGCTTAAATCAAGCAGATCCTTGGGATGGGCCAGCTCGGTGGCGATGA
Above is a window of Trichlorobacter lovleyi SZ DNA encoding:
- the gspF gene encoding type II secretion system inner membrane protein GspF; this encodes MSTFQYNGFSSDGRETKGVLEADSLRAAREELRHRGVLPTTLTEQDTKAPAGILGLGRKAVSVASLALFTRRLSTLTAAAVPIHEALEALHRQEKTGELRSILSRLRSRLAEGSPLARAMSSEPKVFGESYIAMVAAGEAGGALDKVLQRLADFLERQEEMRRSVSTALAYPGLMAVVGSGVMLFLLTFVVPKITGIFADTKATLPFLTVALLTVSNLVRSGWWLLLLLTVAALLTYRRLSLKESFLQRRDRFLVSLPLVGGLLQTLALARFSRVLGLLLGSGVPLLHSLEITSEAVVNRAYRAVLHEAGRSLAEGGSLSATLERSELFPPVLTHLIAVGERSGALVDSLETAGSSFEREFEAATGRFMALLEPLLVLAMGLMVGLVVIAVLLPIFQLNELVK
- the gspE gene encoding type II secretion system ATPase GspE encodes the protein MSPEHALDNLKTAAERLNLPFLERIDDQQANSSLLARLPLAFARSKLLLPLQEKEDRLLLAVANPTDLLAQDEVAKLYNLPLSVLVVPPDELLAAINRLYSRTAGSAREVVENLADEDLSVIATELAHPKDLLDLSDEAPVIRLLNAILFQAVKERASDIHIEPFERTLDVRFRVDGILHQVLEPPKVLQEALVSRVKIMAALNIAEKRLPQDGRFKVLVAGHEVDIRVSIIPTFFGERTVLRLLDRHKGILSLTDIGFSERDRDTMQRLISRSSGIILVTGPTGSGKTTTLYAAVSRLNRQEKNLITIEDPIEYQLSGVGQIQVNPKIDLTFANGLRSILRQDPDIIMVGEIRDAETAEIAMQASLTGHLVLSTLHTNDAATAVTRLMDMGIEPFMVASSLAGILAQRLVRTICPHCRESYRPEQPVEGLPELLYRGRGCDHCFGQGTLGRTGIYELLTIDSELCSMITRQAPAGEIKEYAISCGMRTLREDGFAKVAAGITTLEEVLRVTQEEYVDLPV